The following is a genomic window from Chanos chanos chromosome 1, fChaCha1.1, whole genome shotgun sequence.
TCAGAATCACTCGTGTTCTTCAGTCGAAATCCCGAATGAATCACTCTTTGCTAAGAATtttgacactctctctctctttctctctctctctcactctcactctcagacttagaggaggaggatgaggaaaaCGGCGAGATTGACACAAGTGCTGGACGTTTTGTACGATATCAGTTCACTCCAGCGTTTCTTAGACTCCGCACAGTGGGAGCCACGTAGGTTCACATTCCCGGCCAAGCGCTGATCTATTAGATCACCGTTAATTAAAATTTAGCAGGCTGCAGTCTCaatttgattaaataaattaatacaaaTACTTTTGGTTATTTAACACCGTATAGTGAGTGGTCTCAGCGATATTTGTGGCTTATCACTGCTTATGCATAGTATTCCTTAACCATTTATAATGGAGTGGTTTTATATTGGTCTCTGCTGGTAGAAGTCTCATGCCGCTCTGACCTTTTGTGTTTACACGCTCTTACAAACAAAGGGGCTGTTTCAGCCGTCATAATATTTCCAGTcagactcagacagacacaggcaaaTGGCCAAATTccacagaaatgaataaatcatgaTTTGACCACAACTGCGTCCCTCTCTCAAACATGCACGCGTCTGGCTTTTTCAGCAGTGATTAACGCTGTGTTGTCCCCTACAGGtcttactgtgtttgtgtacttaCATTAAGCCCATGCCCGTCGTCCAattcctcttttatttttaatttatttttcacttcccccccccccacagagtGGAGTTTACAGTAGGTGACAAGCCAGTTAACAACTTCAGAATGATCGAGAGACACTATTTTCAAGATCGCCTGCTGAAGAGCTTTGATTTCGACTTTGGCTTCTGTATCCCAAACAGTCGAAACACGTGTGAACACATCTATGAATTCCCCCAACTCCCAGAGGACCTCAGTGAGTCAACTTACCATTTCATCATCACTGGAGCGCATCAGCTTTTACCAATATAGCTCTCTACATTTCACACAAGTGTGACTAACTTTTTCCAATGTTGTGTAGCCCTGCTTCACATTGTACAGTTCTTTGGTTCATTTTTGTTGCGTCTGGTGTTGTCTCGTAGGGTCAACTGTCAGCTTTGTCTgttattgtcatttttaattcttatatttatttatttatttatctatctatctatctatctatctatctatttttttaCGCTCTGTTTTGTCTCGATCCACAGTTCGTCTAATGGTGGAACATCCGTACGAAACTCGATCAGACAGCTTCTATTTTGTGGACAACAAACTCATCATGCACAATAAGGCGGACTACGCCTACAATGGAGGGCAGTAGCATTACTTAGGGAAGAGGCGAtttgaatatctgtgtgtgtgtgtgtgtgtgtgtgtgtaaaatgcaaaTAGAGGACCATCCCTTCACTACCGACGCACACCGTCATCCCGGCGTTCCCGACGTTCCCGGCTCCTCGCCCCGCCATGAAGAAACATCCTTCCACCTTCTACATTCCAGATATCTTCACTTGTCACTCCCAGGTTTGGTCAAAGCACACTTATCTTCTGCCTTCATTAATATGTTACCAATTttcagggttgtttttttttttgtttttttttttaacctcaaaGCCACGTTGTCTGTAACGCATCATAGGAAGTTAACTTTTAACAGCTTAAACCCATTGGCTTTGTCGTCTTGCCTCGTATCCCATTTTACGAAAGTTTCAAAGAATGGGCTTGAAGCACAGAGCCAGCTGAGGTGTGGAAGAGACTGGTATGAATGGGGTCACTCTGAGAGACAGTAAAGTGTTAGGTCTGGTATAGGGATATCGATTGGAAGAAGAGGTCCGAGAGTGAGAAAAAGTGACGGATTGAGCGATAGGGCTGTCACTTTtatccatccttttttttttttttttcttttcttttttttttttcctaaatcaaAGTCTTAAATGTCATCCAAAACTATCATCCACGTGTCTCTCAACAGTTTCCTCTGAAATGTGGTGGTGAAACACATACAACCCAATGGCAAACGCAGTTtaactcttttcttttgtcttcttttttttattttttttatcaataatCATGTTGCAAGGTCTACATTGACAAAGCCACGCaaccatctgtcttttttttttttttttttttttaaattgttggCATAAATATTATAGCATCAAAGAAAAGGCAGTGCTCTAAAACAGCTGTTAATGTTGTCATATTTGCCGCTTAATTGATCACATGAGTCAAAATGAATAAAGCCTGTTGAGATAGTAACATTGTAACAGATGTTCTAAATACGTCAATAGAAACACAACTGCCGTTCTAACGCTTATCGATCAGATGGAATCCCGCAGACATCTTTTACAGCGTGGAATGCCCAAATTTATCAGCCGATACCATTTTTGAGAGAAATATTTGACGTGTGAAATATGTGAGGGCCTTAGAGAGAAGGCGAAAGGACCTGTGGTAGGGGGTTAGAGATGGATGCTAACGCTGCTGTGGTGTATTATTAACTGTGAATAAATAGAGCATTGCGCGATAGGGAACCACTCCATGTAAACACTTCTCGGTTTCATCACCGTAAACTCTCTCTCCGTTAGCCGTACAGGCGCCCTGTCACGCGACCAACGCATGTCTCATCAGACAGCTTGTCAGTGTACTTCTCAGATTGTCAGGGTGACCTTGAAAACGGTTAGGTGTCACCATAACTGTTTAGTAGTGCCAAAATACataccactgacacagaggGAGCAGGTTAACCTGACTCCgaaaacatttcagtcaatTTAAATTCGTTTGACCAAATGCCTTTATTTTACTGTCCAAATGCGTTCATGTCTTATCTCGCCTTGTGGGGTTTTTACGGGACCGCTAGTTTCTGTTCTTTCTAAAAGCCTCAGTAGAatcaaaaagggttttttttttgtttgtttttgttttgtttttcaatcgAATGATTATGAAAGTGGATGTGGGCTAGAGGGAATCTGCCTGTGTCATGTGAGAGTCCTCCATGTCAGAATCAGCTGCATTAGCACTACGCTGGCAAACGCTATCCACTCAACAGGGTGGAgctgactacacacacagagaggaacacaGGGTTCTGTAGCCCTCCTCCTTAACCCAAATTAGATGTGTCATAGTAAAAAATGATGGCAGGAttaaagatgggggggggggggggggaaggggggcaCTGGGATACGTAACTATCTCCACTTTGAAGCCCAGTTTCTTTGAGAATTTTTCATAGCTGTTACCATAAGTTAGTTGTCGTGCACTATTCACTGAGATTTGAGATTTGGAAGTCAGTCAGTGATAATGGTGAGGATATTGTGTTTGGGTATTTGTCTAGGTTTGAAACATAGGATTAATCGTGGAGGGATAAATCAGTAAAgcattctgacttttttcccaTGATGCACTCCGTCACTCCACCAGAGTTAGATGCAAAACTACACCGTCTCTCTTcgttctgtttttgcttttaatcaGAAGAACTGACGCATGGCTTTTCTGAACTACAGGttctgttttaaactgtgtgaGATTTAATAAAAGCAAACACTATGTGTGAACTCctaatgtttacatttgaaGAATCTCAGTTCTAGTCGTAAAATTCATTGGCTGTAACCTATAACTACAAGTGTCCTTAAGAATATACAGGGTTAACGAGGGTGTTGACTACTTTACTGTACATAAATTGCACCCAATGGCACGAACAGACAGCTGAGGTTAGCGTTTATCATactctctgtctgctttagTTAGATTTATGACATGATGCTGTTATACACTGCTTGTAAATGCTATGTGTGACCAGTTAGATACTAGTGTGGCCTGACATCTCTCTTTGCTCTGAGCTAGACCGGTGTCTTGAATTAAAGATACTTACATCCCTTCTTTTCAATTGTTCAGTTGTtttggggtctttttttttttttttctctctctctctttttccgaCGTTAATTTGATTGGACGTGAAATACTGAAGCATGCGTTTTTACTGTAAGTCATGAAATGGAATTAGTTAAATGTAGCTTAATTAGTTCCAAACAgaagggacaaaaaaacaaacaaaagtattttgtacctctctgctgttttttaacttttgggagaaaaaaaaaaaaattgcgaaAGTCATTGAGAAACTTCTTCACTTTCCAGACTAACCGTTCTGAATGTTTTATCCTCAAGTTACTGAGAAAGAGATGCTTTGCCATGTTTTTAGGGCTTGTTTATTTGGTCACACAACTCTCATTTGCTCAGTATGTGGAAATTTCTATCAAAATGAGGGAAAATCCTATCAGTGCATGAGAAACTGGTGGCCTGCTTCTCTTCGTTTTTACAGAATGTTCCTGATCTGTTACCATGGCGCCCTGTAATAAACAGTAACCTTTCTGGCATTAGTTACAGCAGTAACTTCAGGAAAGCTGCTTTTAAGTTTTCTGTCTTGAATTATTGCCTTTTGGTTCATTGCACAGAGTATAAACTGGAAtccgtttgattttttttttttttattattattgttattaaatgGTTATTCTTTTTACTTTGCcttttattgtattttgttccttttgttgttgttgaagccTGTATCAGGACTGAATTTCATCAGAATGAAGTTATCAAATGTTAAGTTGCAGAAATTGTGTTTTGTCCTTTAAAATGAAAGTTTATTGGACCAAGTGTACGAACTATAGTTGTGGTATACTATGACGGCAACTGAATAAAGCAGACTTTTGAAATATCACTTGAAAGCTTCATGTCTGATGTAAGTAGAATGAGAAAATTGTGTATGATGTAGAGGGCTTTGATACGCCTGACACGACTACATTGGCTTTCATGCGGATTGCTTGTAATAcacaagtcctttttttttttttttttatcagtgctcTCTACATACTtaatgcttttttccccccagagaTGTACACATCCCATTCAGTTTCACCTTGtatgttctttttcttaaaaaggTATTAAACTGTGTGAAGTGTAATGAATAGGAATATATGTCATCCCAAGTTTGCCTTCTGTTGTACTTCATGAATTTCAGATCTTCCTGAAATTATGGTTTGTttcacaaaaagagaaataaaatttGTTTCTTAATCTGTTGGGgttttattcttttctgttctaAACAAATATGAACGTTACTTAGTTTAAAGTGGGTTAACTGAAATTCTCTTATATGAGAAACAGTGTTGGAAAATGGAGGCATCCACAGCCTACCTCCACACTGATGGGCAGAAATGTAGTCTTGCGCACAGATGGTACTCCTTTTAAAATTGTAGTTTATATTCAGATCTGGCACTTCACTTGTCTTAGGCAAGTGTTAATATCTGTTAAGATGCTCTATAGAGCTATACATGGGATGATTTGTATTTGAATGGGCCGAAGGCTTCCCAAGAATTTCGGCTTGAGATGCAGCCAAGCTGCGAGTAGCGTGACAGTGACTAACCTCATTCCGACTCCTCACCGCACTCCTGCCCAGTAGGGGGTAGCAATGCACTGTTTCGGTTATCCTAACGGCCAGAAAACCGAATTTGAGTTGCCTATTCCTGCTGACACGGATAGGCAGTGGGGTCAGTGAACATGTCGAGTAACGTAAAAACGAACTCTTAAGCAGAGACATGGCATTACTCACGTCTGTGTTGCTAAGTAAATCCAGCTCGTGACTTGCGCTAAATTCGGTTTTTGATTAAAAGCTGCGCCCGTCATTTGCCGACTGGCTGTAGCTCTCATTCCCTTACCGCAACGGAAGGCACTTACGCTTTGGACGTTATTAATGAGGCCACCACATGTGTAAATAATGTATTTAATTGCATGCTGTGCTCTGGACACATCCTGTGCAGTAATTAATGGAATTCAACAGAAATAAACCAGTGAACTAACAATCTCGTTGCCTACTCACCCCGCAAATCCCCATTTTAATTAGTCTCTATTTGGAAAAGAAAACGATCGATGTGTAGGCGATTTGTACCTGTCTCGTCGCTCTTAGCATTTTAACTGAACAAACCTAATCAGTGTTACCacctcagacaaacaaacaagagtaTTCCAGAAGTTAAAAAGAAAGTGCAGTTACATTTGCATCATTATCCAAAGCAGAGATGAGGGTCACCAAACAATGTTTGCACCACGAATTTCCTATAACATCTTGTCCAACCAATACAAAAGATACATAATACAAAAACATTACGGTAATACTCTAAGCGGTAAACTTGGTAATAACGTAAACTGTCGTGCTCAGCAACGCCATAGCAACAGGTCACAACTCCTTGGCAACAGCCTACAGAAACTTATTCTCTAAGGTAAACTTTGACCTCTTAAGGTCTTTTATCTCAATCCAGCCTACAGGTAGTACAGGAACTCGTCCAGATTCACGTTGGGCTCCTTGTGGATGCTCTGGCCGACCAAAAACGCCAGTTTGTGGGCGTACTGGCAGGGCGCTGGCACACGGACCATCCCCTTTAGAGATAAACACCACACAGATGCAATGATAAGAACCGGCGGAGAGGAAATACAAGGCTCACAGTGAGTGTGATGTGGATGGACTGTATGATCTgtactgtgtgtcagtgcagctGGAGTCAGGTGCTACCTGCCAGTTGTAGTACAAATGGCAGAGTTTGTGCGTGAGTCTCTGCATGTGGTCTGGTTTCAGGCCACTGCTGTCAAACACCACGTTGTAGTGGGTGGGTGACACGCTGCCCAGTCTCACTGCCTGACTGATTATGTAGAAGtcatacctgagagagagagtgaggggggggggagcataTTAATATACTGCACTCATAGTCTGCTTACAAGATATATTTATGAGCTTATTTCTATGTAGATGATCCTGTAGCAGGATTCAAGCTATGTATGAGTGCTTCAGTGACTTCAACCCATTATACGGTAAAGAACAAAGTCAGCAACTGTCGTCAAGTGTGTTCGATCAGGACGGTGGGTGAGCGCGGTCACACCATTCAGGTCGGGTGACTTCTGTGTCGATGACGGTCCCAGGCGGAGGGTTGGTCAGCTTGCCGTCGATGTAAGCGAAGAACCTGGAGCACATGCGCTTCTTCACGACGAGCACTGAGAGTTTGGGGctaaagacaacaacaacaacaacaacaaacaacaacaaacaaacaacacaacaacaaataacacagccatacagACCGATGACAACTCACCAAATGAGTCAACTTTTATGACCGAGGTTAACACGCGTGCGCTGGGTTTTGTGTTACATCAGTTCTTAAAGCTGTCGCCTACGCTTAACATTCATGAGCACCTCTACCTCAATTACATCTGCCTCGCCTGACACCAGACAAACCCAAAAGAAATTCAAGACGTGTATTGTTGGCACATTCTGCTTAAGCATTCTAACTATGACAGCTATTGTCTGAGTGATTCTCCATCagcgctgtgtttgtgtgtgtgtgtgtgtgcgtgcggggaGGGCCTCACTCGTAGTCTGTGCCCATGGCTTTGATGGACTGCAGGATCTGAGGCACTTCGTAATTGACCACGCTCTGAAGCATGCCGTCTCCGACCCCGTCCCTGTACACGATGATGCGGGAGGGGAAACACCGGTTGTGCTTGAGGTAGGCCTTCAGGGCATCTGTGTGCACACAACCATGGTGTTCACAGACCCATCGCAACGCAACGTGTTCTTATCGCTGCTTTCTGATATCACGGATGGAAAGCGTAGCTGtaaagttgggggggggggggggggggggggggggggggggtttgggagTGATTGTTGCCAAGTGAGCTCTTGCTTACTGATACATTCGTGCACACTCGAGCAGAATAAACAGCTGTAGGCCTttgctgttctctttttttaaaggtcgTTTTTTTAAGTCTTTACCTTGCAAGGCCAGTTTCAGGCCGTCGATGACTTCCTGACCGCGGTCCTGCAGAACGCACCTGGAGAACCACCTAGAACAGCGTGGAAATTCAACTCTAAAACGTTCCGGAGAATTCCTTTTCATCTTAAATCAGCATACCCTTACTCGTAGCATCCTCCCCTTTAAAACGATCTGGAACTTAGCAGCTGACACGTGATGTGACTAGTGCTCGACTGAAAACCTTTAATGTCACCACGTCCTGAGGTGGGACCTTGGAgagtcatgtttttttaaaatgtgtcctTTAGTGTGGGCGAACAGTGCCACAGACCTTCAGCTCTTTTACCTGGACATGCTCTGATTAAGGCTGGAAACCAGGGCACCGATTGATCTCTTCCCGGCGGTGGTGTCGTGGTAACAGTCGATTCCCACGATCATGAGCTGCTTGAGCTGAGCGAGAACACAAGGGTTAAACGCTGACCACTTTCTCACCTGCCTTCCAGACGCCAAGGTCATCTCTTAAATACAGCTCCCTGTTAAAGGCACTTTTAAATTCAGCATTAATCATTACTACATAATAAGTGGATCGTAACACAACACGGCTCATTCTATTACCATTTGTCCTTGACGGCTGGAGATAAGTTgattaactctttttttttttctgactgtcaCCTTTAACCAGCTAAGTCTGATGACTGCCTACGTTTATGGAAACACTGAATGTTGGCAAAGCCcgcgggaaaaaaaaagatgatagtACCAGTCAGTCAGCTGGTGGTGCGGTCACAGATATAACAACTTCGACGTGATTGGTTGGCAAGTGGATATGTGGGTGTTACCGGAATGTCTACGCTCCACAGCTCCCCGCCCATCTTGCAGTTCATCTGCAGGGCGATCTTAGTGGCCACGGTCATGAGGGCCTGGGGTCGGCTGAGGGTTCGAGAGACCACGCACTGACTGGGAGTCGGGCAGTCCAGGCAGAGGTACTTCTTCACACAGTCGTACTTGTCCTTACGGTTGGTCGGCAGGATCACGACCACCTGATGTGTttccaaaaaaaccaacacacagcaaaaattCGCCTCAACGTCTTTCAAACGACTTTCAAAGTTGAGCCAACGGGTTCAAGGTTTCGACGACCCCTTTGATCAGGTCGCAAGACATGCCAAAGTTTGACGAAACTTTAAAAATCAGACATGGGGTCACTCCACATACTACACTTGATGAACTGAACCTGACATACAttacaaaaagacacacacacacaaaaaaaaaggaaacaatcgTTGAAGGAGCCGCTGCTTTTGATAACGAGACCCACCATTTGAGTCCCTGGCCGCACGTTCTGCTGGAGAGCCCTGAGGAGAGACTCCTGTCGATCCTCATACTCGATCctgcgaagagagagagaagaaaaaagaaaaaaagaaggaagacaTTTGCGAATGTAACGCGTCCTACACACGGACGGCATAAAGCATTGAGCCGTAATGGACTCACGTGACGGCTCTTTGCATGCGGATGCCCATGGGCCCAGCCACTTTGTTAAGGGTTTGGAGCAAAGACTGAGCCACGTCGTTGTTCCTGCGCGTGTAGAACATCATCCATTTCTCCAGAGGCATAGCACTTATCAGAGGGACGTTTCTCATCTCTTTGGACCAGTCGGCCGCCCAGGGGTTATACTCATactgcagcacagagagagagggagagacagagggagagaaggagagagagagagagggagagagagaaagatctgaATTCATTTTGTGTCCTTGTAAGCTGGTGTTCTGTGAAATATGAGCTCTGAAAGTTTGCCCTTCAGCGTTCTGGTGAGAGTGGGTATTAATTTAAAAACCTCCTTAGATTAAGTatgtattaaaacaaaacctGGAAAGAATGTGGTTAAATAAATACTTAATATGGGGATGCTCACTTCAGGCTGTGAAGGCCAAATGTTAAGCGGTGCCAAGTGATGATGCGGtttggatgcgtgtgtgtgtgtgtgtaaacagaactGGCTCTATGAAgtggttctttctctctctctctctctctcaccgttcTGCCTGCCTGTACAATCCTCTCCGCGGGTAACACTCGTCCTGTCAGTCTCAGGAGTTTGTTCTCAAAACTGATTCCCCAGGTATTCAGCTCAGCCTGGACAGCTTCATTCCTGATCAACACAGCCAATACGATTTCAAGTCGTCGACATAATCATCCTAACTACCGTTAACCCAAAAGCCGTGATACCGACACACAGGAGCTCAGGTGTGCTCTGTGAGCGTGGTACGCCACGGCTGAGATTTCCGTGTTTGTCTCTGGCTTTCTGGAAGCGGGTCTCTCTCAGAGCTGAGAACTCTTACGTGTGAATGTTGGAGACGAATCGGCTTAGTCTGTTCTCCCGCTGTTCTGGAGTCAGTCTGGTGTGGGAGGCCAAGTCCTTCATGATGTTAAAGTCACTGCGCATCTTATCAGTCAGACCTGGGGGgggaaacatacacacaaaaacacagacacacacacacacagtgtatttgGTTGCATCCTAAAAGTAACGAAGAGATTTTGTCTAATGTGTCTCTGACCACTGACCTGTGAGGttgcagagggaaaaacagaggtataaacaaacacacacacacacacacacagtgagtgtaCATATATTAGCTTATGTAGTCAGTGAAATCGTATCTAACGCATCACTGACCTGTGAGGCagcagaaggaaaaacagaggtataaacaaacacacacacacacacacagtgagtgtatatatattagCTTATGTAGTCAGTGAAATCGTATCTAACGCATCACTGACCTGTGAGGttgcagagggaaaaacagaggtataaacaaacacacacacacacacagtgagtgtaCATATATTAGCTTATGTAGTCAGTGAAATTATATCTAACGTGACACTGACCTGTGAGGTagcagaaggaaaaacagaggtataaacacacacacacacacacacacacacacacagagcgagggCATATGTATTTGCTTATGCTGTCAGTGAAATGTTATCTGACGCGTCACTGACCTGTGAGGTAACAGAGCTCAGGGATGAGCAGGGCGGGGCCTGGGGGAGGGGCACCAGCAGGGCCCAGTTTCTTCACACGGCTGATCAGCAGGACCTGGTTCTCATCTCTGATGTCCAGGTTATATTgctgaggaaaggaaaggagcaGAAGGAGTGTGTGACCATACATGTCATGCGTGTGTGGAGCGCAGGATCTGGCTCCTCGACGACGCGGCAGGGAGGAGACCCACCGTCTTGTAGTAGGTCTTGAAGGAGATCTCAGTATCTCTCCTGGTGAAGGTGTTCTTGGGCGTCTGGTCCCAGGCTATGTCGTCAATTCTGTATGTCTTATTATTATACCTTgaacacgttaaaaaaaaacgaacaaacaaacaaacagaaaaatacataaTGATAAAAACTTTACAATGAtatagaggagaggagattaTAAATATGAAAGACTTATCAAAATAATGAACTCTGACAAATTATCTTTATCAGAAACTCTGCATGTATGTaggaaaaactgtgtgtgtgtgtgtgtgagagtgtgtgttcgcgtgtgtgtTGGGACTCTTACTTGGTGAGGACGATAAGTCCCACCAGTTCCTTGGTACAGACTTCAGGGAAGCGCTGGTCTCCACACTGGTGCCTCAGACTGGTCATGAAGTCCAGAACCGTCTCACTGCGCAGAACCTTATGGCTCACGTCTGTACACAGCATTATACTAGACTCATACTGGAGAATGTTAGTGATGAACCCAGGCCAGATAGTCaacctgcagagagacagaaagagagagagagagagagagagagagagagagagagagagagagaggggaagaaagaaggagggagagagagagaggcagatacACGGCATGCACTCACttcattcaacacacacacacccacctggGTGCAGTGGTACCTGTGCTGGGGGATGTTGAGTGGATCGTCGGGATTGTAGTAATGACGGCCAATCTGTTGCATGTTCAGCATCCGCAGGACTCTACAGATATACGAAAAAACACACCCCGCTGAGTGACACGTCTCACTACTAACACGCTGACTGATGTAACTCAGTATGAGCCTTGGGTTCGATGGCTTTGTGTCAGATATTCTGACCTTCTGAAGATGATGTTATAGAAGTGCAGACACACTGGGGAAGTGGGTGGAAGCTCATTGGTCAACGTGACTGTGACTTGAACTTTCTCTCCGTGTTTGGTTTCACTGCACAGTACTGTctcctaaagagagagagagagaaagagaaagagagagacagagagagagagagagaaagagaaagaggaaaaaaattctaGAGTTACCTACATATAAGGATTCAACAAAGCCTCAAATCAGGATATAGGTAATGAGGCCAGAGGCCGGGGCGCATGAAATTCTTTTAAATGGCCCACAGAGGGAGCTCTGGGTTATAGTATCGCATTCCCATCAGGGAGCAGATCTGTAACTGTTCACGATattgatagtgtgtgtgtgtgtgtgtgtgtgagggtgaacGGTGGGTGGGCATACGTTATTCTGGAGTCTGTtagggaggaagaggatggcTCCGTCGAAGGTGTGTGCCGAGCCCAGCGTCTCGGAATGCTGGAAGAGCAGAGCGGATCTTAGGCGGCGTGACTCCATGGGCGGGTTGAAGTCCACGTGGTACTGAAACAGGGCCCACTGCGGCCGAGACAGCAGGCGCATGAAGTTGGCCCTCAGCTCGATGGGGGAGCCAGACGTCCCTGAGGGCAGCGAAATGTCAAAGGTGTATTGTCCACCTTCCCCGGTTCGCTTCTCCCACACGGCGATTTGTCTCAGCAGACTGTACCCGCAGGTCAAAAGTCTGCACTTTTTCTAACTTTCTAAACTTTTCTAACCTTGTCCCTCTGAATACGGAGAGGGATCGAGAACGTCGCGGCTTCAGTTCTCATTGAGGCGACTGAGGTATTTCGTGAAAACGGGACTTTCCACTCAGCCAGGcggcccctcccccctcccctcccctctcttgcCGACAAACGGCCGGTTCTCCTCCCGTCTCTCCGACTCACCTGTCTTGGACTCTTTGACGTGCTCGATCAGCTGGCGAGTGTTGATTCCGGCGTCGTGGAAGTCTCGCCtccgcccccccctctctccgaTCTTCACCTGCTGGAACCCGGCCGAGATCTGGTACACCGCtgtaagaaaaacacaaacaaaaaaaccccccaaaaaaccaaaaagacaaCCCGTGCTTTACGTCTGAGGTCGACGTCTTAGGTCAACTGCGCGTAAGATATGAAAGTCTTGATTTTCAGTTGCTCACAGGAATGCCGAGGTGCTGATGGAGTGTAACGAACAAGGAATACAATTCCAAAGTCTATAGGAACCTCTACATGGCGATGATTTTCGGTTATACGTAATGTGAATAAACAGACCTGAAAACATTACACGTTAAGTGGCCCTTTTTTCCTGTTATAAGTGAGGTATACACACAGTGCCGATTACCTTCGCTCACAGCAGGTCCTGGGGCAGTTCGCTGGCGACCCCGACCTACATGTTCCCCCTCCGACGGAGGCTGAACGatcctctctgcctctgctgaTG
Proteins encoded in this region:
- the unc119b gene encoding protein unc-119 homolog B → MNSQGSRKDVAAAVNGPDSAVNARDRKPGGVLKRLKSRRNQPDRRPVTEDELRALGRDITPDEVLGLRSVTRDYLCKPEDNVYNIDFTRFKIRDLETGTVLFEIAKPPHCDLEEEDEENGEIDTSAGRFVRYQFTPAFLRLRTVGATVEFTVGDKPVNNFRMIERHYFQDRLLKSFDFDFGFCIPNSRNTCEHIYEFPQLPEDLIRLMVEHPYETRSDSFYFVDNKLIMHNKADYAYNGGQ
- the LOC115809395 gene encoding piwi-like protein 1; protein product: MTGRARARSRGRARGQEAVAPGSSSSAEAERIVQPPSEGEHVGRGRQRTAPGPAVSEGNRHSVYQISAGFQQVKIGERGGRRRDFHDAGINTRQLIEHVKESKTGTSGSPIELRANFMRLLSRPQWALFQYHVDFNPPMESRRLRSALLFQHSETLGSAHTFDGAILFLPNRLQNNETVLCSETKHGEKVQVTVTLTNELPPTSPVCLHFYNIIFRRVLRMLNMQQIGRHYYNPDDPLNIPQHRLTIWPGFITNILQYESSIMLCTDVSHKVLRSETVLDFMTSLRHQCGDQRFPEVCTKELVGLIVLTKYNNKTYRIDDIAWDQTPKNTFTRRDTEISFKTYYKTQYNLDIRDENQVLLISRVKKLGPAGAPPPGPALLIPELCYLTGLTDKMRSDFNIMKDLASHTRLTPEQRENRLSRFVSNIHTNEAVQAELNTWGISFENKLLRLTGRVLPAERIVQAGRTYEYNPWAADWSKEMRNVPLISAMPLEKWMMFYTRRNNDVAQSLLQTLNKVAGPMGIRMQRAVTIEYEDRQESLLRALQQNVRPGTQMVVVILPTNRKDKYDCVKKYLCLDCPTPSQCVVSRTLSRPQALMTVATKIALQMNCKMGGELWSVDIPLKQLMIVGIDCYHDTTAGKRSIGALVSSLNQSMSRWFSRCVLQDRGQEVIDGLKLALQDALKAYLKHNRCFPSRIIVYRDGVGDGMLQSVVNYEVPQILQSIKAMGTDYDPKLSVLVVKKRMCSRFFAYIDGKLTNPPPGTVIDTEVTRPEWYDFYIISQAVRLGSVSPTHYNVVFDSSGLKPDHMQRLTHKLCHLYYNWQGMVRVPAPCQYAHKLAFLVGQSIHKEPNVNLDEFLYYL